In the Malaya genurostris strain Urasoe2022 chromosome 1, Malgen_1.1, whole genome shotgun sequence genome, one interval contains:
- the LOC131425752 gene encoding regulator of telomere elongation helicase 1 homolog — protein MPEYSINGVPVNFPFEPYQVQRDYMAKVIECLQNGTNGVLESPTGTGKTLSLLCSSLAWILNKKAQVQANMQTNITDLKEFEFTKKNKVDQSSMSNNKLTEMQELLNQLDDGSGSNGAKWGVPKIIYASRTHSQLSQAMQEMKNTSYSFMKAIILGSRDQLCIHPEVSKEEGNSAKTYLCKAKIQSRTCSFYSRVESCKERPEITGSSIMDIEDLVKTGTKVKACPFFLSKELIENADILFMPYNYLLDPQARKANNLELSNTVIILDEAHNVEKMCEESASMQVKSSDIALCIDDVTAIMKVMDKSIAIPEDDEGKKDFTIDDLALLKEMLLALEKSVDEIPIMFSQGGNTFVGTYIFEILEKANIKEGNYHIIAQLLENIVQYIATITEKNSFVRRGGGLQVLADALSIVFAGSGHEYRASIERCYKVHIDFEEQKNVRGNVRQADGWTSTKQMVPSVKSNAKKVSFWCFNPGFGMRQLLGKNARSIILTSGTLAPLKPLISELDIPIAVRLENPHIIDGSQVCVKIVGQGPDKESLNSSYSNRDNPKYVQSLGRTILSFCPIIPGGLLVFFPSYPLLHKCQEAWQETGIWAQISRTKPIFVEPRGKQDFLNAMTEYYQRINDPDGKGAIFMAVCRGKVSEGLDFADMNGRAVIITGLPFPPLKDARVILKKKYLEEVRTKENEIISGDEWYSLEASRAVNQAIGRVIRHKNDYGAILLCDNRFHNHRQKAQLSAWIQRHLSSTQQPNFGSVIGELSRFFRNAEKSLPQAKLSRSLVSLLPEPALTYADSHTNSLIVNPETKKKLDDIKNNFLKIESSNHVPSFKISDYQQKHGSSAVADKPTDFFGRLNTQVKSIDFNDMSSYASQGSSQSLVTIHKRERSNEHLSAGSHQGGLVMQKKRKVVLIPQETINLTGADDESNRAIDDPNRQAPEDRVELLKVIKTSISMEKYKLFLTSLTTYKKDQCFEPLMNGIQEAFSKPSLYFLLRAMRRFVKKEHEAQFDAKIKEVCG, from the exons ATGCCTGAATATAGTATCAATGGAGTTCCGGTGAATTTCCCGTTCGAACCTTACCAGGTACAGCGAGATTATATGGCTAAAGTGATCGAATGTTTGCAAAACGGGACCAATGGTGTTTTGGAATCACCGACCGGCACAGGTAAGACTCTAAGCCTGTTGTGTTCATCGCTGGCCTGGATTCTGAACAAAAAAGCACAAGTGCAAGCAAATATGCAAACCAACATCACCGATTTGAAAGAATTCGAGTTTACgaagaaaaataaagttgaccaAAGTTCTATGTCAAATAACAAGCTGACGGAAATGCAGGAATTGTTGAATCAGTTGGATGATGGTTCAGGATCGAATGGCGCCAAATGGGGAGTGCCGAAAATTATCTACGCCTCGCGAACACATTCTCAGTTGTCGCAGGCTATGCAAGAAATGAAAAACACAAGTTACAGTTTCATGAAAGCTATTATTTTGGGTTCTCGGGACCAGTTATGTATTCATCCGGAAGTTTCAAAAGAAGAAGGAAATTCTGCGAAAACCTATCTCTGCAAAGCAAAGATCCAGTCGCGAACTTGTTCGTTTTATAGTCGAGTTGAAAGCTGCAAAGAACGTCCAGAAATTACGGGCAGTTCTATAATGGATATCGAAGATTTGGTGAAAACGGGTACGAAAGTCAAAGCTTGCCCGTTTTTCCTGTCCAAAGAACTGATTGAAAATGCCGACATTCTGTTCATGCCGTACAACTACCTGTTGGATCCACAAGCACGCAAAGCTAACAATCTGGAATTATCCAATACGGTGATCATATTGGATGAAGCGCACAACGTCGAAAAGATGTGTGAAGAATCGGCCTCCATGCAGGTCAAATCATCCGACATCGCGCTGTGTATCGATGATGTGACTGCTATCATGAAAGTTATGGATAAATCGATTGCCATTCCGGAGGATGACGAAGGGAAAAAAGATTTCACCATCGATGATTTAGCATTACTGAAGGAAATGTTGCTAGCTTTGGAAAAATCCGTCGATGAGATTCCGATAATGTTTTCACAGGGTGGAAATACCTTTGTGGGAAcgtacatttttgaaatactaGAAAAAGCAAAC ATCAAGGAAGGCAACTACCATATTATTGCCCAGTTACTGGAGAACATTGTTCAGTATATTGCCACAATAACAGAAAAGAACAGCTTTGTCCGGCGTGGCGGTGGTTTGCAGGTATTGGCGGACGCTTTGTCGATTGTGTTTGCTGGTAGTGGTCATGAGTACCGAGCTTCCATCGAAAGATGCTACAAGGTACATATAGACTTTGAAGAGCAAAAAAACGTACGGGGAAACGTTCGGCAAGCGGACGGTTGGACGTCAACGAAACAAATGGTTCCATCGGTGAAATCTAACGCCAAAAAAGTGAGCTTCTGGTGTTTCAATCCAGGTTTCGGAATGCGACAACTGTTGGGGAAAAACGCCAGAAGCATAATATTGACCAGCGGTACGTTGGCTCCACTGAAACCTCTGATCAGTGAACTGGACATACCGATTGCCGTTCGATTAGAGAACCCACACATCATCGACGGGAGTCAAGTATGTGTGAAAATTGTCGGACAAGGACCGGATAAGGAAAGCCTCAACTCAAGTTACAGTAACCGAGACAATCCAAAGTACGTTCAGAGTTTGGGTCGAACTATCCTGTCTTTCTGTCCAATAATTCCTGGCGGTTTGCTGGTGTTCTTCCCGTCCTATCCGCTACTGCACAAGTGTCAAGAAGCGTGGCAAGAAACGGGAATTTGGGCACAAATTAGTAGAACGAAACCGATTTTTGTGGAACCCCGGGGGAAGCAGGATTTTCTGAATGCCATGACGGAATACTATCAGAGAATCAACGATCCAGACGGAAAGGGAGCTATATTTATGGCCGTCTGTCGAGGGAAGGTATCCGAAGGACTGGACTTTGCCGATATGAACGGTCGTGCTGTGATAATCACAGGTCTCCCGTTTCCTCCACTGAAAGATGCCCGGGTGATTCTGAAGAAGAAGTACCTGGAAGAAGTGCGAACGAAAGAGAATGAAATTATTTCTGGAGACGAGTG GTACTCTCTAGAAGCGTCCAGGGCAGTCAACCAGGCCATCGGTCGAGTAATTCGTCACAAAAACGATTACGGTGCTATTCTACTGTGCGATAACCGCTTTCACAATCATCGACAGAAAGCTCAGCTCTCGGCCTGGATTCAGCGACATCTCAGTTCGACACAGCAGCCCAATTTTGGTTCCGTCATTGGTGAACTTTCCAGATTTTTTCGCAACGCGGAAAAATCGTTACCCCAAGCAAAACTTTCACGATCATTGGTTTCACTGTTACCGGAACCGGCACTGACATACGCAGACTCTCACACAAACAGCTTGATAGTAAATCCGGAGACCAAGAAAAAATTGGACGACATTAAGAATAACTTTCTCAAGATAGAAAGCTCCAATCATGTGCCAAGTTTTAAGATTTCGGATTACCAACAGAAGCACGGCTCCAGCGCAGTGGCTGACAAACCAACGGATTTTTTTGGACGCCTCAACACGCAAGTTAAATCAATCGATTTCAATGACATGAGTTCCTACGCCAGTCAAGGTTCCTCCCAGTCATTGGTCACTATTCATAAACGGGAGCGCTCAAACGAACATCTATCTGCGGGAAGCCACCAAGGTGGATTAGTCATGCAGAAAAAACGGAAAGTAGTGCTAATTCCACAGGAAACCATCAACCTGACCGGAGCCGACGACGAAAGCAACCGAGCGATAGACGATCCGAATCGGCAGGCTCCGGAGGATCGTGTGGAACTACTAAAAGTAATCAAAACCTCCATCAGTATGGAAAAGTACAAGCTTTTTTTGACGTCTTTGACCACTTACAAGAAAGATCAATGCTTTGAACCGTTGATGAACGGAATACAAGAAGCGTTCAGTAAACCGAGCCTGTACTTTCTGCTACGAG CAATGCGAAGATTTGTGAAAAAAGAGCACGAGGCACAATTTGATGCGAAGATTAAAGAAGTGTGTGGTTGA
- the LOC131425753 gene encoding prostaglandin reductase 1-like — protein MFTNAYSTLFQHIRRLYLCIDNSTKDNHILVYFFLSHITSRLDLVECQKMRLFKPIIAAHRRYGSSALSAQKWIYAKTFKGEPNQQNFRLEKEELPALKDGEFLAQAQYISVDPYMRPYMMAYPEGSLMIGGQVGKVLESKNTSFPAGATVFGQFGWRTHTVCNPSDQPMNGPYTYVLPDFGSLPPSLGLGVLGMPGNTAYFGLLELCNPKEGETVVVSGAAGAVGSLVGQIAKLKGCRAIGIAGSDAKCHWLKSIGFDGTINYKTTNNILADLKKIAPKGIDVYFDNVGGQISEAAIKLMNLYGRIAVCGTISNYNTSIEKVTDPMRMMVYKQLKMEGFTVWRWTDRWTEGIAANLKWIQEGKLKWQETVTEGFENTPAALIDMLKGGNTGKAVVKV, from the exons ATGTTCACGAATGCGTATAGTACTTTGTTCCAACACATTCGGCGATTGTATTTATGTATTGATAACAGCACAAAAGATAACCATATTCTTGTTTACTTTTTCCTCTCACACATCACGAGCCGGCTGGATCTGGTGGAATGCCAAAAAATGCGCTTGTTTA aaccGATAATTGCGGCACACCGCCGTTACGGATCGTCGGCGTTGAGTGCACAGAAATGGATTTATGCCAAAACCTTCAAAGGGGAGCCAAATCAGCAAAACTTCAGATTGGAAAAAGAGGAACTGCCAGCTCTAAAAGACGGAG AATTTCTAGCACAGGCCCAGTACATCAGCGTGGACCCGTACATGCGCCCGTACATGATGGCTTATCCCGAGGGATCGCTTATGATCGGTGGTCAGGTGGGTAAAGTGCTCGAGAGTAAGAACACATCATTTCCCGCCGGAGCAACAGTATTCGGCCAGTTTGGTTGGCGCACGCACACTGTGTGTAATCCCAGCGACCAACCGATGAATGGACCATACACTTACGTTTTGCCAGATTTTGGTTCATTACCCCCAAGTCTGGGACTGGGAGTACTGGGTATGCCAGGAAATACAGCTTATTTTGGCCTGTTGGAACTTTGCAATCCCAAAGAGGGAGAAACTGTGGTTGTTAGTGGGGCGGCCGGAGCGGTTGGCAGTCTCGTTGGTCAAATTGCAAAACTAAAGGGCTGTCGGGCGATCGGAATCGCAGGTTCTGATGCAAAATGCCACTGGTTGAAAAGTATCGGTTTCGATGGGACAATCAATTACAAGACAACGAACAATATTTTGGCAGATCTGAAAAAGATTGCACCGAAGGGAATCGATGTGTACTTCGACAACGTTGGAGGTCAAATATCGGAAGCAGCGATCAAATTGATGAATTTGTATGGTCGAATTGCCGTGTGTGGGACGATTTCAAACTATAATACATCGATCGAAAAGGTAACCGATCCGATGAGAATGATGGTTTACAAGCAACTGAAGATGGAAGGTTTCACTGTTTGGCGGTGGACCGATCGCTGGACTGAAGGAATAGCGGCCAATTTAAAGTGGATTCAGGAGGGCAAATTGAAATGGCAGGAAACGGTCACGGAAGGATTCGAGAATACGCCGGCTGCGCTCATAGACATGTTGAAAGGAGGAAACACAGGCAAGGCTGTGGTGAAAGTTTAA